A single genomic interval of Anaerobaca lacustris harbors:
- the gmd gene encoding GDP-mannose 4,6-dehydratase, giving the protein MKRAFITGITGQDGSYLAELLLAKDYEVWGLIRRSASFNTGRIEHLYQDPHENPRLRLVYGDLTDGSNLSSLINEIQPDEVYNLAAQSHVRVSFDMPIYTVNSDALGTLRLLEAVRTCKCRPKFYQASSSEMYGKVLETPQTEKTPFYPRSPYACAKVYSYWQTINHREAYGLFACNGVLFNHESPRRGETFVTRKITRAATRIKLGLQEKLYLGNLDAKRDWGFAGDYVEAMWLMLQQDQPDDYVVATGETHSVREFLDEVFGHLDLDWGWHVEIDPRYFRPSEVDLLLGDASKARRMLGWEPRVTFCQLARMMTEADLKRAQREQLGRQSESMGA; this is encoded by the coding sequence GTGAAGAGAGCGTTCATCACCGGCATCACCGGTCAGGATGGGTCGTATCTGGCCGAGCTGCTGCTGGCCAAGGACTACGAGGTCTGGGGCCTGATCCGTCGCAGTGCATCGTTCAACACGGGTCGAATCGAGCATCTCTACCAGGACCCGCACGAGAACCCGCGTCTTCGCCTGGTCTACGGCGACCTGACCGACGGCAGCAATCTGTCGTCGCTGATCAACGAGATCCAGCCGGATGAAGTGTACAACCTGGCGGCCCAGAGTCACGTTCGCGTCAGTTTTGATATGCCCATCTATACGGTGAACTCCGATGCCCTTGGTACGCTGCGCCTGCTCGAAGCGGTTCGTACCTGCAAGTGCCGGCCGAAGTTCTATCAGGCGTCGAGCAGCGAGATGTACGGCAAGGTGCTCGAGACGCCACAGACGGAGAAGACCCCGTTCTATCCGAGGAGCCCCTACGCCTGCGCCAAGGTCTACAGCTACTGGCAGACGATCAATCACCGCGAGGCGTACGGCCTTTTTGCGTGCAACGGCGTGCTGTTCAATCACGAGTCGCCGCGACGGGGCGAGACGTTTGTGACGCGGAAGATTACCCGCGCGGCTACGCGCATCAAACTGGGCCTCCAGGAGAAGCTCTATCTCGGCAACCTCGACGCCAAGCGCGACTGGGGCTTTGCCGGCGACTATGTCGAGGCCATGTGGCTCATGCTCCAGCAGGACCAGCCGGACGACTATGTTGTGGCCACGGGCGAGACGCACTCGGTCCGCGAGTTTCTGGACGAGGTCTTCGGCCATCTTGACCTGGACTGGGGGTGGCACGTTGAAATCGATCCGAGATACTTCCGGCCGAGCGAAGTCGACCTGCTGTTGGGCGACGCGAGTAAGGCCCGCCGCATGCTCGGCTGGGAACCAAGAGTCACGTTCTGCCAGTTGGCTCGAATGATGACCGAGGCCGACTTGAAACGCGCCCAGCGAGAACAACTCGGCAGGCAGAGCGAATCTATGGGCGCTTGA
- a CDS encoding DUF2334 domain-containing protein — protein sequence MSFKNYLSMCLLFCCLPVVAETDTRAKQIRVVFRFDDPSATSDAGIETRLIEAFRKHGMCCTYAVIPFRSAKNVHDPASQEELPLPRDKADIFADAARAGVLEIALHGYSHQTNGMQETGHSEFAGLPYEDQLHKIQAGREFLETVLGLPVTIFVPPWNTYDASTLKALESTQFRCLSADRYGVAHLATPLAFLPCTSGIAGVQEAVLSARAAPDAEPVIVVLFHQYDFYEIGDARGVVTFEQFLETLQWLDQQSDVAVVPMSEVSDLNIDRYLANQRIAQIGPRLLPRMLRAQTQYPQVLLSEEAAHKLWDIQRPVLRLVGFYGSLMVVVGITAFIAAGMFLTKCSVLASRLLLFSGPFLLGCSLIYAFQTGQFGGRIRMLVAMVGAAAYCVGICAARMRRYISGLEPMPVK from the coding sequence ATGTCTTTCAAGAATTATCTGAGTATGTGCCTATTGTTCTGTTGCTTGCCTGTCGTGGCTGAGACGGATACGAGGGCAAAGCAGATACGTGTTGTCTTTCGCTTTGACGATCCGTCAGCGACGTCTGACGCAGGGATAGAAACCCGCCTGATCGAAGCCTTTCGGAAGCATGGCATGTGTTGCACATATGCGGTCATTCCATTTCGGTCTGCGAAGAATGTTCATGATCCTGCGTCACAAGAGGAGTTGCCTTTGCCGAGAGACAAAGCGGATATCTTTGCTGACGCCGCACGAGCCGGTGTCTTGGAGATTGCCCTCCATGGCTACTCCCATCAAACCAACGGTATGCAGGAGACCGGCCATTCTGAATTTGCCGGCCTACCCTATGAAGATCAGTTGCATAAGATTCAAGCGGGAAGAGAGTTTCTCGAAACGGTACTTGGCCTGCCCGTGACTATCTTTGTACCGCCGTGGAACACGTATGACGCCAGTACCCTGAAAGCCCTTGAATCAACTCAATTTCGCTGCCTCTCTGCAGACAGATATGGTGTGGCGCATTTGGCAACTCCACTGGCATTCCTACCATGTACATCTGGAATTGCAGGTGTTCAGGAAGCGGTGCTCTCTGCGAGGGCGGCTCCAGACGCTGAGCCGGTCATCGTAGTACTGTTCCACCAGTATGACTTCTACGAAATCGGTGACGCACGAGGCGTGGTAACGTTCGAGCAGTTTCTCGAGACACTACAATGGCTTGATCAACAGAGTGATGTAGCTGTTGTACCAATGAGTGAGGTCTCGGACTTGAACATTGACCGATACCTTGCGAATCAGCGTATTGCTCAAATAGGGCCACGACTGTTGCCACGAATGCTGCGTGCCCAGACCCAGTACCCACAGGTCTTGTTGTCGGAGGAAGCTGCCCACAAGCTGTGGGATATCCAACGACCTGTTCTCCGATTGGTTGGCTTTTATGGCAGCTTGATGGTTGTTGTAGGCATAACGGCCTTCATAGCAGCAGGGATGTTTCTCACCAAGTGCTCGGTCTTGGCGTCCAGGCTTCTGTTGTTCTCCGGTCCATTTCTTCTCGGGTGCAGCCTGATCTATGCGTTTCAGACAGGCCAATTTGGCGGCAGAATACGTATGCTTGTTGCTATGGTTGGTGCGGCTGCCTACTGTGTTGGGATCTGTGCTGCAAGGATGCGCCGCTACATATCTGGCCTCGAACCGATGCCAGTGAAATGA